The nucleotide sequence CCGCCATGGCGTCGCTTTTTGAATCCCGTTACCTCACTCGCAACATTTTGATCGGCATGGCACTGGGGGCGGCGATCGGCACGGCGCTGAACCTGACCGGAACCACGGTGGCGGAGCCCGGGTTTTTGGCGGGCACTTTGTTTCCGCTCGGCGGAGATATTTTTGTGCGTTTGCTGCGGGTGCTGGTGGTGCCGTTGGTGCTGTTGTCACTCATGTGCGGCACGGCGGCGCTGGACGATGTGCGCAAGCTCGGGCGCATCGGACTGAAGACTCTCGCGTTTTACCTCGGCACGACCGCCATTGCCATTGCGATTGCCATCGGTCTCTCGGTGCTGATCCAGCCGGGCGCAGGGTTTGAACTCAACTACGAGGCCGACTTTGCGGCGAGTGAAAGCCCGCCGCTGGCCGAGGTGATTCTCAACATTTTCCCGAGCAATCCGTTTCAGGCCATGGTCGAGGGCAACATGCTGCAGGTGATCGTTTTTGCCATCATGTTTGGCGTGGCGATGTGTCTGTGCGGCGAGCCGGGCCAACGGGTGCTGGCCATCGCCAACGATCTCAATGACGTGGTGATGAAGTTGGTCATGCTATTGATGCTGGCGGCGCCGTTCGGGGTGTTCGCGCTGGTGGCCAAGACCTTCGCGATCGAAGGCTTCTCGGCGATTCTTGGATTGGCCCAATACTTCTTCCTCGTGCTGCTCGCGCTCGCGGTGCACGCGTTTTTCACCTATGGCTTGATCCTCAAGGTGTTCACCGGATTGAGCGTGAAGCGCTTCTTTAAACAGATGCGCAGCGTGCAGCTCTTCGCGTTTTCCACCGCCAGCAGTAACGCGACGTTGCCGCTCAATTTGGAGAACGCGGAACATAATCTCGGGGTCAAACCGTCGATTGCCTCGTTTACGATTCCACTCGGCGCGACCCTCAACATGGACGGCACCGCCATCATGCAGGGCGTCGCCACCGTGTTCATCTCGGAGGCACTGGGCATTGATATCGGGGTGCAGGGCTACCTGATGGTCATCCTTACGGCGACGCTCTCGTCGATCGGCACCGCCGGCGTGCCCGGAGTGGGGCTGATCATGCTGGCCATGGTCTTCGATCAAGTCGGATTGCCCGTCGCGGCCATCGGCGTGATTTACGGCGTGGACCGCCTGCTCGATATGGCTCGCACCGCGGTCAATGTGACCGGTGACGCCGTCGTTTCGACCATCGTGGCTCAATCCGAAGGTGAGTTCGACCAGAGCATTTTCGATTCGGAGGAACCCGTGCTGAAGCACGCCAAGTGATCCCGCCGCGAAGCGGAAGGAGGCGGAATAAGCGCACGAGAACGATTGCGCTGTGCGCGAGAGCTGCGAAAACGAGTTTGCGCCCAGCCGCGGAATGCGCGTAGGTCCGGCGTTTAGTCAATGAACTCAATTTCCAACGAGCTGTTGGTCCTGCTGCTTCTGCTGCTGACCAATGGCATTCTTGCAATGGCCGAGGCGGCATTGATCGCGGCCCGCAAATCCCGCTTGCGAGAGCTGGCGGAAGGAGGCGACAAACGCGCGGCCCTCGCGCTGGCTGAGGCCTCTGAGCCCGCGCGCTTCCTCTCCACCGTGCAAGTCGGCATTACCTTGGTGGCCGTGATCGCGGGCGCGTTTGGCGGCGGGTCATTCGCGGACCATATCGGAGAGTTACTCGCGAACATCTCTTGGTTGGAACCGTATTCCCGACCGTTGTCGCTGGGTATCGTGGTGGTGGGGATCACCTTGGCGTCGGTGGTGCTCGGGGAGCTGGTGCCCAAACGTATCGCCCTGCTCAAACCTGAGCTGTTTGCCATGTTTTTGGTGCGTCCCGTGCGCAACCTCTCCCGCATCGTCGCGCCGGCGGTGCATTTGCTCACCTGGCTCACCGAGTTGGTGCTGCGTCCCTTTGGGTTGCACAACGCTCCCCAGGAAGCACCCGTCACCGAGGAAGAGGTCAATACGCTCGTCGAGCAGGGCATGACCGAGGGCGTCTTCAACGAGTCCGAACGCGACATGGTGGCCGGAGTGCTCGAGCTCGATGAGATGCCGATCGCCTACCTCATGACCCCGCGGCCCAAGCTCGTGTTTCTCGATATTGCCGAGCCCGACGAGACCAACTGGCGCAAGGTCGTCGCCAGCGGCCATTCCCATTTTCCGGTCGTGCATGGCAACCGCGAGCAAGTCATCGGCATGGTTTCGGTGAAGGCGATTTGGGCGAACAATGCGTTTGGCGTGCCGACGCAATTACGCCACTTGGTCACGCCGCCCTTGGTGGTGCCCGAGACCATGGTGAGCAGCCAGGTGCTCGAGCAGTTCAAGTTGACCGGCAAACACATCGCTCTGGTCAATGACGAGTTCGGCTCGGTGGCCGGGGTGGTCACGCTTTACGATGTGCTCGAGGCCATCGTCGGTGACATTCCGGAATCGGGTCGTCATGACGAACCCGAGGCCAAGCAACGCACCGATGGCTCCTGGCTTATCGATGCGACCTACGACATCGACGAGTTCAAGGAACTCACGGGGCTCGCCACGCTGCCCCATGAAGACGAAACCGAGTTTCAAACCGTCGGTGGTTTTGTGATGACCCACTTCGGTCGCATTCCGGGAACGGGAGAATCCTTCGAGCACGACGGTTGGCGCTTCGAGGTCGTCGACATGGACCGCCATCGTCTCGACAAATTGTTGGTCGCCCAGGTCCCGAAAGCGGAGACCGACGAGGAGGAAGACGACGGCGAAGAGCAAGTGGCGGGGTGATGGCGCACGAGGAAAGGTTCCCGCTCTTTCTCTTTCTGCGTCATTACAGAATGGGCGTGAATGATGGCTCGATGCCGCGCGAACGAGGGATAACGAGAAAGAGAAAGAATAAAGAACCAGCGTAACCGCCAAACTGGCGCGCCTACCAGCCTGCGCCGACCCAGGTGGTCCTGGTCTTGATCCGCACCAGCGAGTCGTCGGCGGTGAGGAAAACGTCGTTCCCGTCGGGGCCGCCGAAGGCGACATTGGCCGTGCCCCGACCGGTTAACAGGGAGCCGAGTAGTTTGCCCTTAGGATTGAGAATCACCAGACCGCCGGGACCGGTGGCCCAAACGTAGCCGTCGACGTCGACCTTGAGGCCGTCGAAGCCCCCGCGGCGACCTTGTTTGATCAACGGAGTGCCGTCGAAGAAGACACGCTTTTCACCGGCCCGATGGCCGTTGGCATCGAGCGGGATGGCCAGCACGTAGGGCTCGGCTCCATCCGAGCTGCCGATGTAGAGTGTGCGCTCGTCTGGCGATAGCCCAATGCCGTTGGGGCGGCTGATCGTGCCTTCGATGAGCGCCACTTGGCCGCTGGGGGCGATGCGATACACGCCTTGAATGGCGAGTTCTTTGCCGACTTTTTGATCGGTCAAACCGTAGGGCGGATCGGTGAAGTAGATGTTGCCGTGACGATCGCGCACGAGGTCGTTGGGGCTGTTGAAGCGCTTGCCCTCGAACCGACCGGCGAGGGTGGAAAACGTGTGGCCGTCGGCATTGAGGCGGGCGACGCGACGGTCGCCGTGTTGGCACAGCACGAGGTGGCCCCCGGCATCGAACATCAGCCCGTTGGCCCCTTCCTCGTAAGGCGCTTCGCTCATCAAGCCCGTGTAGCCCGAGGGATGCAGATGGATCGCCACGCCTTGGGCGGCGGTCCAGCGGTAGGCGATGTTCTCCGGCACATCGGTGAAGAGCAACTGTTGGCCCTTGGGGTCCCAGACGGGGCCTTCCGCCCATTCAAAGCCGGTGGCGAGCAACTCCATTTTCGCGGCCGGGGCGAGACGACTGTCGAGGCCGGCATCGACCCGCTCCACCGTGCCGAACTCCGGGTAGGCTCCCGGTTTTTCGGAATCGATGTGGCCGAGGGCGAATGGGGCGGCTAAGGTGAATGCAACGCTGGAACCTGCCAGCAGACGGCGGAAAGGAATCGAAATCATGGCGTGGGGTGCTGGGGCAGTGGAAAGGCGTGGGGGCGATTGCGCGAGTGAAGTCGAAATAATCGTTAACGATGCGCCGCACGTGTCCTCCGGTTGCACGAGCGGGCGTTTCGGTCAGGCCCCGAAGCGGTCAGGACAAAGGAACGTCGGTTCCTTTGCGCCTGACCGCGGACGGCGGAGCGGCGCTTAATTCAGCACGGTAAACTGCCCGCTTCCATCGATGGTCAACGTGACGTTGCCGTGGTCGAAACTGGTCGGGCATTGCCACATGACATACGGACCGCCGCCGCTTTTGGGCGCTTTTTGCACCTGGAGTTGCCCGTCGTCGGTGAGCACCATGGTGAGCTCGGTCATGATATCGTAGTAGGTGTTGGGGGTGGTATCGCTGTCCGTGTTTTTGTTTTGGTAGAACAGATTGCCCGACGACCACAGCGGGTTGCCTTGGCTGGAAATGGCCGTAAGGGTGCCGTCGAAGGTGAACATCAGGATCGCGGTGAAATCTGTCGCGCAGACAATCCCTCCGCGCTGCAACAACGGCTGGGCATTGCTGGTTTTGAACCAGCGGTCGGCGGCCTGTTTGGTTTGGGTGATTTCGTCGGCGTGAATGTTTTTGGGGAACTGCTGCTGGACGTAGTTGAGCCAGGATTGGATCGAGAACGACGCGCTCAGCAGCGACGGGAGCGAAATGTTGAAGCGCTGGGCCAGGAACGCGTTCCAGTCGACGAGGAACGTGACTTGAGTGCCCCACAGGCTGGGCCAAATCCCGTCGATGTTGAGCTGACCACCATCGACATCGCCTTTGTATTTATCGGGCAGCGGCTCGGAGGTTGCGGTGAAGTTGTAAAGGGAGTCGAAGAAGTTGTTGTCGTGGTGGCAATTGGAGACCGAGCTGTAGTATTTGTCGATTTGAGTCTGCGCCTGGCTGATGGCGTTCATGACGCTGTTGGCGGCCTTGTTCACATTGTCCGCCAATTCATTAGCGAAGAGGTTCAGGGTCTTGTCGTCGTCGTTGTGTTGCAGATATTTCACATACAATGAGGCCGTGGCCATGTAGACGCTCATCGTGTTGATGAAATAGGACATGCTGTATTGCATGAACGTGGGATAGGTGGTGTCGCCCCCGATATTCACCATGAAGAACTGAACGGCTTGATTGAGGTCCGAGGTGGCCGTCTCCATGGTCGTCACCACTGATTCTTGGAATGCGCTGGAGGAGAACGCATTAACAAGCGCGTCGTTGTTGGTGAAGTAGCCGCAGTTTTTCAGGTAGACGTTTTGGGCGTTCACCGTGGCCATTTCCCGGCGAATGTCGGAGTTGTTCACCACGGAGTTAATTTCCTCCTCCAGTTTATTGAGAATATCATCGGAGGGAGTGGAGCTGGTTCCGAACAGATTGAAGGCGGCTTCGATGACCTTCAGGACTTTTTCGGCCACGACGATTTCACTAAAGCCGACCAGCGCCCCGATATTCAGGGCGAAGCCACCGTAGTTTTCTATGATCTTTTCGATCTGATCTTGATTGGACATGACAAGCGGGATTGATGAGTTTTTTCAGTTGATATTTTTGGGAATGAATACTGCCCCCGAGCGTAGCATCGGGATCCGTTGGGAGTGCGAAATTGACCCGATAAAAGGGACGTGAAGGTTCGGTTTTTAGCATAAGATTTTGGTATGGTCCCGCCTGGTGGCGCGGGCGAATTATCCCGGTGGGACGCTCATCGATTGACCCGCGGGGCTGTGAACAACCTGTCGGCAAGGTGGAAAAACTCCCGGCAACTTCCGTTTGCCAATCGGACGGGTTGGGCAAAGTTTCTGCCATCTGATCAACCGACCATGAGCCGCGACGAAACATGCAAGACCCCTTCACCGGACAATCCACCTGCATCCAAGGCGGGCGGCTCCCGTCCGCCGAAGATTGGCGCGCGCTTCAACACGATCACGGGCGACGACTGGAAGCGCTCGCTCGCTTCCGCACGGCTGCGGCGGCAGTCGGCATCGGAACGTATCCGGACGATGACCTCGTCCTCTGGGACGCCGACGAAGTAGGCCTGCTGGCCCTGGCCGATCCTTTGTGGAGGGAACTCGATGCGGCCGCGGCCGCCTTTCGAGCGACGTTTCCCTTGGTCGAACTCGAGGACTTTGGTTTTCCCGAGGATGTGGAGGATCTGCTGGGGGAGTGCAGTCCCCGGCTGCGGCCGATCAGCAGCGGCGTCGAAGCGACCGCGTTTGAAGCCGAGGACAAGTCGATCTACAAGTTCTTCATGCCGCGCGACGACGGCCACATTGGCGGGACGTTCAGCTTTGAGCGCGGTGACGAAGTGGCGCTGCAAGCGGATGCCTCGGACGGCACCTATCAAGCCATGTTGGAGAAGTTCGACCTCATCATGCGGCTTGGCGGCATGCCCACGGAGGTCATCGGGGTGACCAAACGCGAAGGCGTGCTCATCACCAAGCAAACGCTGGGTGGGTTGCTCGATGAAGGGGCGGATACGTCGGGCGTGCAGCCCCGGGATTTGATCCCCTTGCCTTCGCGTTTCCTGCGTGCCCACCGCGACCATCCGCGACTTTATTTTGTCGAAGACACGCCGTGGCTGGTGGCGGATTTACACAGCAAAAATCTGGTGCGCGCGCAGGACGGGCAACTCCGGGCAATCGACTTGCTCGCCGCCCCCTTGCCCCTGGACTTGGTCGCGCGCGAGCCGCTGCTCGACGATTGGTTGCGCCGCGTGCGCGCAGACCCGACTGCCGACGTGCTGCATCACGTGAGCGACGACGAGCTGTGATGCTGTTGGCATCAATCAACCGGACTTTACACGAAGGCCGAGAAGATCGCCAAGAAACGCGTCTCCAGAGCTTTGCGAACTTGGTGTTCTTGATGTGAAATGGATTCGCTGCGCGACGTCGGATGACGTGCCTGATGGAGCGGTGAACTGGGTGGAATCGCGCGCAAGCGCGCTACATTGCAGTGCGTCAGCGGTAGGAGCGCGCTTGCGCGCGATTGCCATGGCCGGCATGTTGGGCTCAAGCCCCCATGACCACCCCTTCATCTCAAACTGTTCTCATCACCGGAGCCGGCAGCGGTGTGGGTCGCGCCGTCGCGATTCGATTTGCCGCGGCGAGTTGGAATGTGGTGCTTGTTGGCCGCCGCGCGGAGGCGTTGCAGGAAACCGCAGAGCTGGGCGGCGGCAACTGCGTCACGCATGTCTGCGACATCGGCGATGAGGCCCAAGTGCAGGGACTGGCGGCAACGTTCTCGTCAGTCGGCGTCGATGCCGTGGTAAATTGCGCGGGCACCAACGTGTCTCCGCGCAGTTGGGCAGGCGTGAGCAGCGAGGATTACCACGCCGTGTTGGCGACGAATCTGCATGGTCCGTTTTACTTGGCGAAGGTCTTCATGCCGGCGCTACGAGCGAGTCTTGGGACAGTTGTAAACATCAATTCCGATGCGGGAATCATCGGCAGCGAAAAGGCCGGCGTGCCTTACGTGACCTCGAAATTTGGCCTGCGCGGGCTCACGCAATCGATCAATGCCGAGGAACGCCGGCATGGCGTGCGCGCGGTTTCGATTTCGCCGGGCGACATTAACACGCCGTTGCTGGACCGCCGTCCCGTGCCGCCGTCCGCCGAGATCCGGGCGAAGATGTTGCAAGCCGAGGATGTGGCCGAAGCGGTGTGGTTTGCGGTGACGCTGCCCGGTCGAGCGTTGGTGGAAGAGATCGTCATCCGCCCGACGGAAGCAACGACCTGAGGTCATCATCGCGCTGGACCTCACGCTGCGACCACGCACGCTTGGTTTAACCCGATGAGTGAGTTGCTGATCCTCTTCGCAATCTGGCTTTGGATGCTGTTGGCAGTGTCGTTGCATGAGTGGTCGCACTGGGCGGTGGCCAAAATCGTCGGGCTGGAGCCCACGCATTTGAACGTGGGCCAGGGACCTGTGTGGTGGCGCGGTCACCTTGGACTGACGAAGGTGACCATGCATTGGTGGCCGTTCTCAGGGTTGGTCCTGGCCCGGTGGTCTTCGGAAGCAGGACTGCGTTGGCGTGGCACGACCTTCGCGCTTGCGGGTCCGGCGTGCGATGCGGTGCTTTTCGGCGTTTTGGGTCTGATTTTTACACAACAATCGGCAAATCACTTCATGTCCGAAGTCCGTGCGACCCTGATTATCCTGATGTGGCTTCAAGGCGGAATGTGGGTTACCAGTCTGTTGCCGCGTATGGTCTCCTCGGAGGAGTATGTGTTGGGGTCCGATGGCAAACAGGCGTGGGATTTCGTGACCGGCAACATGCCGACGGCCCAGGTTGCCGGCGGGATCAATTATCAGCGAGAGGTGGCCCGCTACGACCCTGCGTTTGATGTCACCGGATCGTGGTTACACGAGGCTGATGAAACAATCCGCCAGGACTACGAAGTGGGCCTGGGCGAGCTGATCGCGGACGACCCAGCGAGTGGGTTGGCCAAACTGAAACGTGTGCTGGCCGCAGGCCCCATTGGCGGGGCGGAACGCGCGGCCTTGCTCGACCAGATGGCGTCCTACGTCGCGATGCATCGAAAGATGGAGTTCCTGACCGACGCCGTGGAGTGGGCGCGTGAAGCGGTGGCTTTGCAGCCGGAAGCGCCGACCTTGCGCGGCACGTTGGGCGGGCTGTTGATCGATTCCGGTCAGCTCGATGACGGCATGAGGTTGTTGCTGCCGCTCACCGCTGAATCGTCCGACCAGATGGATCGATCGATCGCGTTCGCTTACCTGGCGTTGGCCTACTCTCGCAGTGGCGACCGGCGACGAGCGCACGATGCCTTGAATGCGAGCTTCGAACTCAACGCGTCGCATGGCATGGCGGAGCGCATTGCCCAAGAGATGAGGGCGTAGACCTGCGCTGGGGCGATTCGAACCGCGGTTCACCACACCCGGCTCGCGGGTTTGGATTCGAGGGTGGTTTCGGCGTCGTCGGGGAGGTCGGCGAGGAAGTCGAGGCCGGTGCGGTATTCGATGTCGTCGATCGTGGTGACGTAGAAATCGAGGGAGATGCCGTCGACCGGTTCGGACGGAAAGAGAAACGCCTGGGCGCGCACCCGGCCGTCACTTTCGTCGATGATGATCATGTAGCACGCTTCGGGGATGGCTGGTCGGGCGCGACCTCGGCCGGGCAGGCGGGCGGGTTTGGCACCGAAAACGGGTCCGGCCAGCACCCAGACTTCGCCAAAGCGAGCGGGGTAGCTGGTGGCGATTTTCATTTCGAGCTGCTTCCAGAGGCCGGCGTTGAGGCCGTGCTTTTGCGGGATGACGTTGCTCATCAAAAACGTCTCCAGTTGAGCGGCGTCGCCGTAACGCGTGGCGATGCCGTAGTTGGGAGCGAGGTGACCGCGGTCGTAGCCGGTGTGGGTGAAGTCATCACTCGTGACGCGGGCAATGGTGCGTTCATCGACGTTGAACTTGTCCGGGCGCTCGCCGGCGTCGGGCAGCGGGGAAAGGTCGGTGAGGCGATAGGCGGCCCAGAGGGGCGAGGCGAGTGAATCAGCGTAGCCGACGAGGTAGCCGGTATTGGTGAGCAGGCGCCCGGCGGGAGTCGCATCGGGCCCACGCGGCACGCCGGCGAAGAGGTGCGTGCGATCGCCCGGGGCCGGCGGGGTGGTGACGTAATCGGGGCTGTAGTAGAGCTGGTAAAGATCCCACGCGACATCGAGCGGGGCGACGTGCTTGTCCCGGGCGAAGGCGTTGCCCACGAGCAGTCGCACCTCGGCCTGACGGACGGGAGGTTGGAGCAGGAACCAGACGCCGCCGACCGCGAGCACGATCACGTTGAGCCATAGCACGAACTTCGTGCGGCGAAATGAACGCGGGATCTTTGAGCGGGAGGATTTGGTCGAGCGACGGGCCATGCGGATGGGAACGTGGTGGGATTGCGAAGGGCGGCCAATGCCCAAAAAAAAGACGCCCTGTTGAGGGCGTCGAAGTAGCTGAATCGGTCTTTACACGAAGGCCGCAGAGTTCGCCAAGAAGTAAACCCCAATCGCTTTGCGAGCTTTGCGTTCTTGGTGTGAATACAACTGCTCCCGGGCTTTGGATTGAGGCTTGGTCGCTTACTTCGCGAGGAAGCCGAGGATGTCGTTGGCTTGCTCGGTGGTGCTGCCTTTGTGGTCGGCGTAGACGACCTTGCCCTCGTGCACGAGGAAGGCGGAGCGGCTGGCCATCATCATGCCATTCGAGCCGAAGGCCTTGGCGACGGATTTGTCGGTGTCGGCGATGAGGGTGAAGGGGAGCTGATACTTGTCTTTGAACGCCGACTGATTCTCCACCGTGTCGTAGCTCACGCCGATGACGGCGACGCCTTGGGCGGTGAGGTCCTCGTAGGAGTCGCGCAGCGAGCAGCCTTGTTTGGTGCAACCGGGGGTGTCGGCTTTCGGGTAAAAATAGACGAGCGTGTAGGCGTGGCCGGCGTAGACCTCGGCGAGATCGATCGACGCGCCGGTGTCGGTGGTGGCGGTAAGCGTGGGTGCGGTAGCACCGACTTCGAGTTGAGCGGCAGAGCCGAAGTTGAGCATGGCGAAGAAGAGCGCAAAGAGCGCGAGGTTGCGATGTTTCATGGCGAGGGTAAGCCGTCACGATGCGCGGTGGTGGTTGATTTCGCAAGCCACCGTCAGCCTGCTGTTTTTCTAACCACAGATGAACACAGATGGCTTCGCTACCGCTACGCGATGAAGCTTGGCCGAAGAATTGTCTGATCTGTGTTAATCTGTGTCCATCTGTGGTTAAAAAACAGCGTTGGAGTGGGAATGGTTACTCGACGCCGGTGACATCCATGTCGGCGGGGTGCTCGATGCTGAATTTGTAGGTCAGCGTGCGGGTCGCCCCGGGGGCGAGGGAGCCGGTCCAGGTGAGGATGCCTTCGTCGTCGCGGGTGTAGGCTTTGGTTTCCTTGGCGCTGCTGAGGTCGCGCTCGGCGGGCTCGATGAGCTTCACGATGATTTTCTCGTGACGGCTGACGGGCAGGGGCTCGGCCAACGCGATCGAAATCGGGATCGTCTTGTGGTTGGTGACCTCGGTTTTGATTTCGTAGGTCGTGCGTAGTCCGCTGTTGGTGAAGCCGGTTTTTTCCACGAAGCGGTTGATCAAGGTGCGTTCGATGGCGACCGCTTCGTCGACGCCGAGCGCGAGTTCGAACGCTTCGCCGGGCATCGTTTGCTTGAGGTGGCTGTTGGTAATGAACGCGCCGTCGACGAACGCGGCGAGCGTGCCGCCGAGCAGCGGGAACGCAGAATCGTTGGTGACCTTGGCAGTGAGGAAGGCGGACGGCACGTATTTGGGCGTGGTGTCGTAGCGCAGACCGGCGGGCAGGGTGATCGTGGTGACGGTGACCTTTTGCATGGTGCCGTCGGTGGGAATCGAGGCGGGCGCGGCGATTTTAAACGTCGCGGCGGTGAGGCCGGTTTCGACGGTCGCTTGCGCGACGGCCATGTCGGCCATAGGGGCCTCGTATCTCGCTCCTGCGAGAGTGGTTTTCTCCATCCGCACGGAGTCGCTCAGCGCCTGCGTCGTCATGACGTTCGGGTTCCGATACCGCTGCTCCTCCACGATCCACGGCGTCGGCTCGGGAGCAGCACCGCCGGCGGAGGGTCGAGCGGTGGAGAGGGTGAGAGCGACGTTGGTCCAGGCTTCGCCGGTGCGGTTGATGACTTGCGCTTGGTAGTCGAAGGCGACCGAACGGGCGGTGGAATCGAGGCGGGCGCTGTAAACGGGTGTCCATTGCGCGCCGGGCACCGTGTAGCTGAGGTGGAGCTGGCCGACGCCGGAAGTGGGAGAACTGAGGCGGACGGTGACCTCTTTGACCGCGCGACGACCGGGTTGGCGACCGCGGGCTTCGTTGAGTTGGTTTTCGGCGGCGGCGATGCGATTGCGCAGGGCTTCGCGGCGTTGATTGAGTTCCTGCTGCGCGGCGTTGATGCGCTGGGTGTTCTCGCGGGAAAAGGCCAACAACTTACTCCAATTGTCGAAGTCGACTTGAGCAGCATCGCCCTCGGTGGGCGGGGTCGTGGTGGCGGTCACGATGCGTTCGAGCACATAGTGGTCGTATTCGAGCGCCTTGGCCTCATCGGCGAGACTGGCGTCCTCGGCGCGAAGCGTCTTGAGTTTGTCTTCGAGCGATCGAATTTCCGGATTCGGCGTGGCGTCGACAAAGAGATTGCGCGACTGCACGTCGACGATGCTCGTGCCGTCGGGGCCGGAGCCACGCACTTGCAGGGAATTGTCCCAGAGATTGGCGGGCAGCCCGGAGAGGACGATGGTCGATTCGCCCGCGCCAAGTTCAATCCCGGCCGTGCGAGCGACAAGGGCGCGGTCCGGGTAAACAGTCACGGCGCGGATGGTGGAGTCCGTCGCGCCCACCAGTGGGGAGAGGGAAGCAAGAATGGCGAAGATGGCCGCGAAAGCGAAAAAGGGACGAAGCGAAGTTTTCATGGAATCAGTGTGTCATGGGACAACGAACGGCGATGAGAGTTCTTAGTGAATCGCCGGGCCTAGCTCCCTCCGCGGGATGTGCATCAGGCGGTCGCTCGTTGCTGCGACAGGTGGGCGAGCATGAGGGTGAAGAAACACAGCACGAGGTTCTCCAGGGGAAGTTGGAGCGGCAGCGGCAAGGCGTAGATGATCGCAACGGTGGGCAACCAGATGCCGATGTTCGCGATCATGATGGGCAGTAATTTTTCGTAAAACCAACCGCGCGACCGGAACTGCGCCCAAACCTGCCGGATGTTGAAATGGGTTTCCACCCACTGGTAGCCGAGCCACATGCCGGGAGCGGCCAGCAGCGGTGCGTAGACGAATTGATCGAGCACCACTTTCTGGGCGATCGTGCTGATGGAGTTGTCGTAACCGACGAAGTGCGCGAGCCCCGTGTAGAGCCAGTGCATCTCCCAGCCCTTGTAGGCCCAGAACAGCGCCAGCCCGAAGCCTTGCTTCACGTTGTAACGATGGCGTGTGGCGGGCACGAAACGCAGATAGATCCACGGGATGATCGCGCCGAACAAGGCGGTCGAGGCCATGCTGTAACTCACGCCCAGCCGGTCGCGCCACACCGTCCATCGGGCCAACGCCTCGGTCACGCTCGGCACGAAGTAGTAGCCCAGCACCAACGCGAGGGCGAAGGCCTGGAGCACGAGTCCCGGCACCAGGTTGGCGCGGGCGCCTTGGATGCCGGCTCGCCACGGCGCGACGGGTTGTGACGTGGTCGACATGAGCGAGTGACTGTGCGGTGGCGCGAAATCGATCGCCAGCGCTTTAAGCGCGGGAGGCAAAATAGGGGCGAATCAACGCCGGTCGAGACGCGCTCGCTTGGCGGTCCGCGCCGTTACCGGGTGAGGGTGGCCAGCCAATTGATGGCGGGGGAGTTGGTGGACGGGCGATCGGTATGCCAGGCGTCGAGACGCGCGAGCTGTGTCGGCTCCAGAGCGGTGCGAAGCTCCGCGATTAAAATGGTTTCGGTCCGGGCGAGGGCGGTCTCGGCGGCGGCGAGTTCGCGGAAACGTCGCGAGGCACTGGCGTCGGACGCGGTGATTCGTTGGAGGGCGAAGCGAGCGGATTCGACCTCATC is from Synoicihabitans lomoniglobus and encodes:
- a CDS encoding hemolysin family protein, with translation MNSISNELLVLLLLLLTNGILAMAEAALIAARKSRLRELAEGGDKRAALALAEASEPARFLSTVQVGITLVAVIAGAFGGGSFADHIGELLANISWLEPYSRPLSLGIVVVGITLASVVLGELVPKRIALLKPELFAMFLVRPVRNLSRIVAPAVHLLTWLTELVLRPFGLHNAPQEAPVTEEEVNTLVEQGMTEGVFNESERDMVAGVLELDEMPIAYLMTPRPKLVFLDIAEPDETNWRKVVASGHSHFPVVHGNREQVIGMVSVKAIWANNAFGVPTQLRHLVTPPLVVPETMVSSQVLEQFKLTGKHIALVNDEFGSVAGVVTLYDVLEAIVGDIPESGRHDEPEAKQRTDGSWLIDATYDIDEFKELTGLATLPHEDETEFQTVGGFVMTHFGRIPGTGESFEHDGWRFEVVDMDRHRLDKLLVAQVPKAETDEEEDDGEEQVAG
- a CDS encoding dicarboxylate/amino acid:cation symporter, coding for MSRQFLDVPPQPLTNPADLRDGRAAMASLFESRYLTRNILIGMALGAAIGTALNLTGTTVAEPGFLAGTLFPLGGDIFVRLLRVLVVPLVLLSLMCGTAALDDVRKLGRIGLKTLAFYLGTTAIAIAIAIGLSVLIQPGAGFELNYEADFAASESPPLAEVILNIFPSNPFQAMVEGNMLQVIVFAIMFGVAMCLCGEPGQRVLAIANDLNDVVMKLVMLLMLAAPFGVFALVAKTFAIEGFSAILGLAQYFFLVLLALAVHAFFTYGLILKVFTGLSVKRFFKQMRSVQLFAFSTASSNATLPLNLENAEHNLGVKPSIASFTIPLGATLNMDGTAIMQGVATVFISEALGIDIGVQGYLMVILTATLSSIGTAGVPGVGLIMLAMVFDQVGLPVAAIGVIYGVDRLLDMARTAVNVTGDAVVSTIVAQSEGEFDQSIFDSEEPVLKHAK
- a CDS encoding SMP-30/gluconolactonase/LRE family protein is translated as MISIPFRRLLAGSSVAFTLAAPFALGHIDSEKPGAYPEFGTVERVDAGLDSRLAPAAKMELLATGFEWAEGPVWDPKGQQLLFTDVPENIAYRWTAAQGVAIHLHPSGYTGLMSEAPYEEGANGLMFDAGGHLVLCQHGDRRVARLNADGHTFSTLAGRFEGKRFNSPNDLVRDRHGNIYFTDPPYGLTDQKVGKELAIQGVYRIAPSGQVALIEGTISRPNGIGLSPDERTLYIGSSDGAEPYVLAIPLDANGHRAGEKRVFFDGTPLIKQGRRGGFDGLKVDVDGYVWATGPGGLVILNPKGKLLGSLLTGRGTANVAFGGPDGNDVFLTADDSLVRIKTRTTWVGAGW
- a CDS encoding tetratricopeptide repeat protein gives rise to the protein MSELLILFAIWLWMLLAVSLHEWSHWAVAKIVGLEPTHLNVGQGPVWWRGHLGLTKVTMHWWPFSGLVLARWSSEAGLRWRGTTFALAGPACDAVLFGVLGLIFTQQSANHFMSEVRATLIILMWLQGGMWVTSLLPRMVSSEEYVLGSDGKQAWDFVTGNMPTAQVAGGINYQREVARYDPAFDVTGSWLHEADETIRQDYEVGLGELIADDPASGLAKLKRVLAAGPIGGAERAALLDQMASYVAMHRKMEFLTDAVEWAREAVALQPEAPTLRGTLGGLLIDSGQLDDGMRLLLPLTAESSDQMDRSIAFAYLALAYSRSGDRRRAHDALNASFELNASHGMAERIAQEMRA
- a CDS encoding DNA/RNA non-specific endonuclease, whose translation is MARRSTKSSRSKIPRSFRRTKFVLWLNVIVLAVGGVWFLLQPPVRQAEVRLLVGNAFARDKHVAPLDVAWDLYQLYYSPDYVTTPPAPGDRTHLFAGVPRGPDATPAGRLLTNTGYLVGYADSLASPLWAAYRLTDLSPLPDAGERPDKFNVDERTIARVTSDDFTHTGYDRGHLAPNYGIATRYGDAAQLETFLMSNVIPQKHGLNAGLWKQLEMKIATSYPARFGEVWVLAGPVFGAKPARLPGRGRARPAIPEACYMIIIDESDGRVRAQAFLFPSEPVDGISLDFYVTTIDDIEYRTGLDFLADLPDDAETTLESKPASRVW
- a CDS encoding SDR family oxidoreductase; its protein translation is MTTPSSQTVLITGAGSGVGRAVAIRFAAASWNVVLVGRRAEALQETAELGGGNCVTHVCDIGDEAQVQGLAATFSSVGVDAVVNCAGTNVSPRSWAGVSSEDYHAVLATNLHGPFYLAKVFMPALRASLGTVVNINSDAGIIGSEKAGVPYVTSKFGLRGLTQSINAEERRHGVRAVSISPGDINTPLLDRRPVPPSAEIRAKMLQAEDVAEAVWFAVTLPGRALVEEIVIRPTEATT